Genomic window (Hypnocyclicus thermotrophus):
TTCCCAACCACCATATTCATCTTGTAATGCTTGTGGTAAATCCCAATGGTATATTGTAAGAATTGGTTCAATATTATTTTCTATTAATTTATCAATAACTTTATGATAAAATTCTATTCCTTTTGGATTAATTTCACCTTTTCCTTTAGGTAGGATTCTAGGCCAAGAAACAGAAAATCTATAAGCTTTTAGTCCCATTTCTTTCATTAAACTAATATCTTCTTCATATTTATGATAAAAATCTATGGCAACTTCACCAGTTGTATTTTTAAATGTATTACCAGGAATATTTGAATAAATATCCCAAATAGATGGACCTTTTCCATCAATGTTAGCAGCACCTTCTATTTGATAGGCTGCTGAAGCACTACCCCATAAAAAATTTTTTTGGAAATTCATATATGTACCTCCTATTTAAATTAATATTTAAAAAAAGGGAAATATTATCCCCTTTTTTTTAATTATTCTTTTACAGCTCCTATAGTTAATCCGTTTATTATATATTTTGAAAGTACTGAAAATGCAATTAATATAGGTACTACTGATATAGCGATTGCTAAATACATTGCTCCATAATTTGTACGATAAGCACTACCTCTAACTATTGATATAAGAACAGGTAATGGATATTTCTCTCTAGTAAATAATAAAACTAATGGTGAAATATAATTATTCCATGCTCCGACAAAGTTAAATATACTCATTGTAGCTATTGCAGGCATCATAATAGGCAATGAAATTTTGTTAAATATCATAAATTCGCCAGCACCATCAATTCTAGCAGCTTCTACAAGTGATTTAGGTAATGATTGCTCTACATATTGTTTTAAGAAAAATATAGTCATTGTATTAGTAAGAGCTGGAATTATTAAAGGGAAATATGTATCTAATAAGCCTAATTTATTATTAAGTTCAAAATAACCAATAAGTCCTAATTGCTGTGGTATCATCATAGTAGCGAGTATAAATCCAAATAAAAAGTTTTTGTATTTGAAGTTATAAACTGCAAAGCCATATGCAGTAAGAGACCCAAAGTAAGCACTAAGTATAGTAAATGGTACTGCAATAGTTAAACTATTTTTAAAACCTCTCCAAATATCTATTTTATCCAATAAAATATTATAGTTTTTTACAAGGGCTTTACCAGGTAGTAAGCTAAGACCTCTAGTAATTTCAACATTTGATCTTGTAGAGTTTACTATCATTATATAAAAAGGAATAAATGATAAAACAGTTAAAAATACTAATACTCCATAAACATATATTTTTGTTCGTAATTCTTTATTTTTTTTCATAATTAAACCACCTTTTATTTATTTATCGTTTTTCATATATTTAAATATAATAAACGAAAGAACGCTAATTATTGCAAATATACCATAAGCAACAGCCGATGCATAACCGAAGTTTTCATATCTAAATGCTTGATTATATAAGAAAATAATCATAGTCATCAATGAATTTTGTGGAGCACCTATACCATCTGTAAGTACAGCGGGAACATCAAATAATTGCATACCACCAATTAATGATGTAACAGATACATAAAGCATAGTCGGTTTAAGTAATGGTAATGTTATTTTGAAAAATATTTGCATTTTTGTAGCACCATCAACTCTGGCAGCTTCATAATATGTTTCAGGAATAGCAGACATACCAGCAAGTAAAATAATTGTAGTTTGACCAAACCACATCCACCATTGTATAAGTGATACGGTATTTTGTGCATAACTAGGAATATTTAAAAAATTAATAGGATCTTTTATAAAATGTAAAGCTATTAAGATTTGATTTATAGGTCCATGTTGCCAATCTAATAAAACATTAAATAATAAAGCTATTGAAGCAGCAGTAACTAAATTTGGAAAATAAAATACTGCTTTAAAAAAACCTTCACCTTTTACTTTATTTAATGTAAATAATCCAGCAAGAAATAAGGCTACACCAATTTGAGGAATAATATTCCAGAACCAAATTTTACAAGTATTGTAGAGAGAAGTCCAGAAAAAAGGATCTGTAATTAACCTTTTATAATGTGCGAGTCCTGCAAATTCCATATCACTTAATCCATCATAATAGTTAAAACTTAAGAAAAAAGTATATAGTATAGGAAAAAGTGAGAATATTAAAAAAGTGATAAAAAATGGTAGAATAAATAGATAACCATAATTTTCTTTGTTTTTAAAAAATCCTTTCATAATTGTTACCTTCCTTTTTATAAAATTTAGAAAATATATATCAAATAAATGATTTAATTAATATATATTTTCTAAGTAGGAGCTTTTGCTCCTACTTAGTATTAAGGTTTTTAAATTTATTTTACTATTAATCTAGGGAATGCATTTTTAACTTGTTTTTTAAAGTCAGCTATTGCTTCATCTTTAGTCATATCACCATTTACATAATTTAATACAGCATTTCCAAATAAGCTATTTAAATCTAAGTCATAAGAAGTTTCTAATCCACCTTTTATAAATTTAGCTTCTCTTAAGAAAAATTCATAATGATTTTGTCCAGCTAAGAATGGATCACCAGCTTCAGCAGCTAATTTTTCATCAACTTTTGTATTAGACATAAAATCTCCAACTTTTTTAGCATATTGATATTGATAATCTTCATCTATACAAAGCATTTTTATAAATTCCCAAGCTTCTTTTTTAACTTTAGATTTTTTATAAATTCCTAACCAAGTTCCTCCCCAATAATATGGTGCAGGACCTCTAACAATAGCCCAATCTCCAGCAGTATCTCCAGCATTAGGTTTTATTACATAGTGTAATCCCCAAGTAGGTAATACATATCCAAATATTTCTCCATTACTAAATCCAGCAAACCAAGCAGGAGTCCATTGAGAAGTTTTAGCAGTTATATTTTTATCTCTTAATGCTTTTGCAGTATCCATGTATTTTATTAATGCAGGATCAATAACTAATTCTTTATTAGAATTTACCCAACCTTGAGTTCTTCTTCCTTTGGCTATGTTTTCATATTCTCCATATCCAGCAAGTAATTTTACTTTTCCATTAGAAGCATCTCTTAATTTTTCTCCAAAAGCAATAAATTTTTCTGGAGTAGAAATCATTTCTTCTATTTTAGCAGGATCATCTGTACCAAAATATTGTTTAGCTAAAGCTCTTCTATAGAAAAATCCACCAGGTGTTGCTTGCCATGATACTGCTCTTATATGACCTTTATTATCTGAACCAAGTTTTGCAACATATTCAGGAGTTTGATTTTCATATTGAATAATATCTTTTTTAAATTTTTTACTTAAATCTTCCCACATTCCAAGTTCTACCCATTTTCTTACGTAAGCAGCTTCACCAAGAAATATATCAGGTGCACCTTTACCAGTTCTTAAAACAGGTCTTAATTTTGTAGGGTATTCTTCATTTGGTATAATAGTAAATTCTACTTTAATATCAGGATGAGCAGCTTCAAAGTCTTTTGCATAAGTTTTTAATTCATCACTAAAAGCCCAAACTTTAATAACTTTTTGTTTTGCGAATGCTGAAACAAATGTAAATAATAATAATAAACCAACAATTCCAACTCTAAATATTTTTTTCATATTTTCCTCCTTAGATATATAATTCTATATATAATAAACGCATGAAAATGCGTTTATAAACAAAAGCTTTTTTAAACATATATAAACACGTGTTTATATATGTTTAAAAAAGTATTACAGAAATTAATCTGTAATACTTTTTACTGTATTACGTTTAATTAATTTTACTTTAACTTTTTTATCAATTGCAAATTTTTTTTCATCTTTTTCTAAAAAATTTATTAAATTCGTAATGGACTGATTTACTAATTGTTCTATAGACCTTGAAATTGTAGTAAGTCCGCCTGCTAAAAAATGTGTAAAATTACTATTGTCAAATCCAATTATAGAGATGTCTTCAGGAATTCTAAACCCTTTATTTTCTAAAAATTCAATAACTTTTATAGCCATAAAATCATTTGCAACAAATATTGCGGTAGGCATATCATTTTTGTTTTGTTCGTAAAGTTCTTCTATAGCTAAATAACCAGATTCCATAGTAAAATCACCATATGCGATGTATTTATTTTTTAATTTAATATTGTTATCTTCTAAAGCTTTTTTATACCCTCTTAAACGTTCTAAAGCATCAAATTTTTCAAGTTCTCCTGTAATATGAGCTATTTTTTTGTGACCATTTTTAATAAGTTCTTCAGTAGCCATATATCCACCTTCAAAATTTTCAGAAAGTAAATGAAGAACATTTTCATATTTTTTTTCTAAAGGTTCATCAATTAAAACTATTTTATGTCCAAGATTAATAATTTTTTCTAATTCATCTTTTTTAGCGCCACCACCTACAAATATAGCTCCACTAATCATTTTAGAATTAATTAAAGTTCTTATTTTTTCATATTTTTCTCTTTGAGTAACAACAGAGACTAAAATATGATAGTCTTGATCATCTGCTATATCGGTAGCATAACTAATAAACTCTGATAGATAGGGTGAATCATGTATAACATATCTATCTTTTTTTAAATAGTGATCAACTATGAATAAACCAATAACCTTGTTTTTTTTTCCTGCAAGACTCCTACCAGCCGCATCAGGAGTATATCCATATTTATCAATAATTGCTTGTACTTTTTTTCTTGTTTCTTCTGTAACATTGGAATAATTATTTATAACTCTTGAAACAGTACTTCTAGATACA
Coding sequences:
- a CDS encoding carbohydrate ABC transporter permease, whose product is MKGFFKNKENYGYLFILPFFITFLIFSLFPILYTFFLSFNYYDGLSDMEFAGLAHYKRLITDPFFWTSLYNTCKIWFWNIIPQIGVALFLAGLFTLNKVKGEGFFKAVFYFPNLVTAASIALLFNVLLDWQHGPINQILIALHFIKDPINFLNIPSYAQNTVSLIQWWMWFGQTTIILLAGMSAIPETYYEAARVDGATKMQIFFKITLPLLKPTMLYVSVTSLIGGMQLFDVPAVLTDGIGAPQNSLMTMIIFLYNQAFRYENFGYASAVAYGIFAIISVLSFIIFKYMKNDK
- a CDS encoding ABC transporter substrate-binding protein; the encoded protein is MKKIFRVGIVGLLLLFTFVSAFAKQKVIKVWAFSDELKTYAKDFEAAHPDIKVEFTIIPNEEYPTKLRPVLRTGKGAPDIFLGEAAYVRKWVELGMWEDLSKKFKKDIIQYENQTPEYVAKLGSDNKGHIRAVSWQATPGGFFYRRALAKQYFGTDDPAKIEEMISTPEKFIAFGEKLRDASNGKVKLLAGYGEYENIAKGRRTQGWVNSNKELVIDPALIKYMDTAKALRDKNITAKTSQWTPAWFAGFSNGEIFGYVLPTWGLHYVIKPNAGDTAGDWAIVRGPAPYYWGGTWLGIYKKSKVKKEAWEFIKMLCIDEDYQYQYAKKVGDFMSNTKVDEKLAAEAGDPFLAGQNHYEFFLREAKFIKGGLETSYDLDLNSLFGNAVLNYVNGDMTKDEAIADFKKQVKNAFPRLIVK
- a CDS encoding LacI family DNA-binding transcriptional regulator gives rise to the protein MNSKKIAKLAGVSRSTVSRVINNYSNVTEETRKKVQAIIDKYGYTPDAAGRSLAGKKNKVIGLFIVDHYLKKDRYVIHDSPYLSEFISYATDIADDQDYHILVSVVTQREKYEKIRTLINSKMISGAIFVGGGAKKDELEKIINLGHKIVLIDEPLEKKYENVLHLLSENFEGGYMATEELIKNGHKKIAHITGELEKFDALERLRGYKKALEDNNIKLKNKYIAYGDFTMESGYLAIEELYEQNKNDMPTAIFVANDFMAIKVIEFLENKGFRIPEDISIIGFDNSNFTHFLAGGLTTISRSIEQLVNQSITNLINFLEKDEKKFAIDKKVKVKLIKRNTVKSITD
- a CDS encoding carbohydrate ABC transporter permease, with the protein product MKKNKELRTKIYVYGVLVFLTVLSFIPFYIMIVNSTRSNVEITRGLSLLPGKALVKNYNILLDKIDIWRGFKNSLTIAVPFTILSAYFGSLTAYGFAVYNFKYKNFLFGFILATMMIPQQLGLIGYFELNNKLGLLDTYFPLIIPALTNTMTIFFLKQYVEQSLPKSLVEAARIDGAGEFMIFNKISLPIMMPAIATMSIFNFVGAWNNYISPLVLLFTREKYPLPVLISIVRGSAYRTNYGAMYLAIAISVVPILIAFSVLSKYIINGLTIGAVKE